The sequence TGGATACCGCTGCTGGTGGCGGGCATTGCCCTGGTACATGGTTACATCGGGTTAAAGGGGATGAGCGGGTTATGGCTCGTCGGTGTCTATTTCATGATGCTGACCACCTGGCCCACGATTCTGATTTTGCTGCTGTTGGCGCTTGTGGACGTCTTTGCGGATTTTCGCGCACGTCTCGCCGGCAGTCATCGATAAGAGGTTTACGAGATGCAAGTCATTCTGCTCGACAAGATTGGCAAGCTGGGTAACCTGGGTGACCAGGTTTCCGTCAAGGCTGGCTTCGGTCGCAACTACCTGCTGCCGTACGGCCTGGCAGTTCCGGCCACTGCTGAAAACCAGGCGGCTTTCGAAGCTCAGCGCGCTGAGCTGGAAGCACAGGTTGCAGAGCGCAAGGCCGAAGCTGAAGCGCGTGCCGCTCAGCTGAACGAAATCGAACTGTCCCTGGTCGCCAAGGCTGGCGATGAAGGCAAGCTGTTCGGTTCCATCGGTCCGCGTGATCTGGCCGAAGCTATCGCCCAGTCTGGCATCGACGTCGCCAAGAGCGAAGTCCGCATGCCGGAAGGCCCGCTGCGTAACACTGGCGAATACGACATCGTGCTGCAGCTGCACGCTGAAGTGACTGCCACTGTCCGTGTGGTCGTGGTCGGCGAGTAATCGCTGATCTGCAGTGGCTGGCCGGTGATCCGGCGTAGCGACTGCTGCGGTACCCAAGCCGCCTTTGCATCCTTGATGCGAAGGCGGTTTTTTCATGGGCGTGATTTGTCGTCGTCGAGGCGATGACGCACAAAATCCGGTAGAATGCCTGCCCCCGTCAGGAAGAGGCTTCGGCGTGGGCGCGACGGTTGGCAGGCTTGCGTCAATGCGTGAAACTAGAAGCCCCCGCGGGCATGTCAGTCATCAGCAGGAGTCAGTCAGGCATGAGCGAGATTCAGGATCGCGAGACGGCAGCGCTCAAGGTGCCGCCCAATTCGCTGGAGGCCGAGCAGTCGGTGCTTGGCGGCTTGATGCTGGACAACAGCGCCTGGGATACGGTCTCCGAGCGGCTGGTGGCCGACGACTTCTACCGTTATGAGCATCGTCTCATCTACAACGCCATGTCTCAGCTGGTCGGCGGCAGCCGCCCGCTGGATGTGGTGACGTTGTCCGAGCTGCTGGAAAGTCGTGACCAGCTCGAGTCGGTCGGCGGGCTGGCGACCCTGGCCGAGCTGGCGCGCAATACGCCCTCGGCCAGCAACATCAAGGCCTATGCTGACATCGTTCGCGAGCGCGCCACGCTGCGCAAGCTCATCCAGGCGGCCAACCAGATTGCCGAGAGCTCCTTCAGCCCGCAGGGGCGTGATGCCGATGAGCTGGTCAACGAGGCCGAGCGCCTGGTGTTCCAGATCAGCGAATCGCGGCCCAAGAGCGGTGGCCCCCAGGGCATGAGTCAGCTGCTGACCGGCGCGGTGGACCGCATCGATGAGCTGTTCAACCTCAAGGGCCAGATGACGGGCCTGTCGACCGGCTTCCGCGATCTCGATGACATGACCTCCGGCCTGCAGCCGTCGGATCTGGTGATCATTGCCGGGCGTCCCTCGATGGGCAAGACCACCTTTGCCATGAATCTGGTCGAGCATGCCGTGGTCTCCGGCGACAAGCCGGTCGCCGTCTTCTCGATGGAGATGCCCGCCGAGTCGCTGATGTTGCGCATGATCTCCTCATTGGGCCGCATTGATCAGACCAAGGTGCGTACTGGCCAGCTGGAAGACGAGGATTGGCCGCGTCTGACTTCGGCGGTCAACCTGCTCAAGGACAAGCAGCTGTTCGTCGATGACACCGCGGCGCTGTCGCCCAACGAGATGCGCTCGCGCTGTCGACGCATGGCGCGTGAACACGGCGGCATCGGTCTGATCATGATCGATTACCTTCAGCTGATGCAGGTGCCGGGGCTTTCCGAGAACCGGACCGCGGAGATCTCCGAGATCTCGCGCTCGCTGAAGGGCCTGGCCAAGGAATTCGACTGCCCGGTGGTGGCGCTCTCGCAGCTGAACCGCTCGCTTGAGCAGCGCCCCAACAAGCGCCCGGTGATGTCGGATCTGCGTGAATCCGGCGCCATCGAGCAGGATGCCGATGTCATCGCCTTCGTCTACCGTGATGAGGTCTACAACAAGGACAACCCCGACAACAAGGGACTGGCCGAGTTGATCATCGGCAAGCAGCGTAACGGCCCCATCGGTACCGTTCACATGGCCTTCATCGGCAAGTACACCCGTTTCGAGGACCTGGCGCCCGACAGTTATGGCCAGGCCTTCGCTGAATAACGTGATGCGTACGCGCGTCAATCATGTACCCGGGCGGCGGCATCGCCGTTGCCTCGCAAGACCCGCACTGACGGGGAGGAGATAGCATGGCAGGTGGATTTGGGCGCGGACGCGCACGTACCCCCAAGCTGCAAGGCC comes from bacterium Scap17 and encodes:
- the rplI gene encoding 50S ribosomal protein L9 yields the protein MQVILLDKIGKLGNLGDQVSVKAGFGRNYLLPYGLAVPATAENQAAFEAQRAELEAQVAERKAEAEARAAQLNEIELSLVAKAGDEGKLFGSIGPRDLAEAIAQSGIDVAKSEVRMPEGPLRNTGEYDIVLQLHAEVTATVRVVVVGE
- the dnaB gene encoding replicative DNA helicase codes for the protein MSEIQDRETAALKVPPNSLEAEQSVLGGLMLDNSAWDTVSERLVADDFYRYEHRLIYNAMSQLVGGSRPLDVVTLSELLESRDQLESVGGLATLAELARNTPSASNIKAYADIVRERATLRKLIQAANQIAESSFSPQGRDADELVNEAERLVFQISESRPKSGGPQGMSQLLTGAVDRIDELFNLKGQMTGLSTGFRDLDDMTSGLQPSDLVIIAGRPSMGKTTFAMNLVEHAVVSGDKPVAVFSMEMPAESLMLRMISSLGRIDQTKVRTGQLEDEDWPRLTSAVNLLKDKQLFVDDTAALSPNEMRSRCRRMAREHGGIGLIMIDYLQLMQVPGLSENRTAEISEISRSLKGLAKEFDCPVVALSQLNRSLEQRPNKRPVMSDLRESGAIEQDADVIAFVYRDEVYNKDNPDNKGLAELIIGKQRNGPIGTVHMAFIGKYTRFEDLAPDSYGQAFAE